GCGATCGCGCTCCGGTGCGCAGACGAGCACGTCGTGATGCTCGGCCAGTGCGCCAGCCAGCGCGGCCAGGCCCGGCGCGAAATAACCGTCGTCGTTTGATATTAGTATGCGCATGCACTCTCCCCGGTCGGCCCTATTCTAGCTGCACCACCGGAGACGACAAAATGGGACTAGTCCGGCCGTTGTGACCGCGCCCCCGCCCCTGAGCCCAAACGGGCGGAAACCACGCCGCACGCGGCAATGAGCAGCATTGCCAGATAGCTCGACGGCGGCAGGCGGTCGCCCCACAACAGCACGCCGAACAAGGTCGAGAACACGACGGTCAGGTAGGCCAGGCTGGCGACGACCAGCGACTTGCCCTTGCTGTAGGCGCGCGTCATCGACAGCTGCGCGATGGTCGCACTGATCCCCATGCCGAGCACGACCCACAGGTTGTCGAGATGCAGCGGCGCCAGCGCCCCCGGCTGCAGCAGCATCCAGATGCCGGCACCGAGCGACGACACCAGCGAGAAGTAGAACACCGTCCGCCATTCCGGCTCGCCGCGGCGACCAAGCTCGTGCACGTTCAGGTAGGCGATGCTGGCGAGCAGCCCCGAGCACAAGCCCAGTACGCCGGCCAGCCATTCGTCGCCGTGGATTGCCGGCCGCAACAGCAGCACGACGCCGGCGAAGCCGAACAGGATGGCCAGCACCTGGCGGCTCATCGGCCACTGCCGGTACCAGAGCGTGGAAACCACCATCAGGAACAGTGGCGAGGTGTAGTTGAGCGTCACCGCAGTCGACAGCGGCAGGCGACTGATCGCGTAGAAGTACAGCATCAGCGACAGGAAGCCGGAAATGCTGCGCCCGAGATGAACCTGCAGCAGCGGCCAGGATACCCGCAGCGGTCGCCGCGCCGGCAGCGCGATCAGCAGGATCCCGACGAAGCCGGCCAGGCAGCGGTAGAACACCAGTTCGGCGGTGCTGAAGCTGCGGCTGCCGAGTTTGACGAACACCCCCATCACGCCGAAGCTCAGGCACGCGATCACCATCCAGAACGGGCCGGAGTCTTTCAGGCGATGCCAGTGCGTTGCGGTCATGGGCGGGCTCGACGAATGAAAAAAGGCAGCCACAGGCTGCCTTGTGTACTGACGCGATGATCGGCCTGCATGGCCGCCCGCGCCATTGGGCCAAGCCCTAAGCGCGGATCGCGTCGCCGAGCTCCCGGCGCAGGAACTGGTGGAAGTGGCGCATGCCGTCCTCCATCGGGCTCTGGTACGGGCCGACCTCGTTGCGGCCGGCCTTGTACAGCGCCATCCGTCCCGCTTCCATCCGGTTGATGATTTCGACGTCCTCGACCGCCGTCTCGGCGTAGGCGGCCTGCTCGGCGGCGACGAACTCGGGCTCGAACCAGGCGATGTCTTCCGGGTAATAGAACTCGACAACGTTTTTGTAGCTGCGCGGCCCGGTCGGAATCAGCGTAGAGATCACCAGCGTGTGCGGATACCACTCGACCATCACATTCGGGTAGTAGGTCAGCCAGATCGCGCCGTGCTCGGGCACCTTGTCGCCGTAGTAGGCCTGAACCTGCTTGTGCCACTCCTGGTAGACCTTGGAGCCGGGTTTGGCGAGGGCGTTGTTGACGCCGACGGTCTGCACCGAGTGCCAGTCGCCGAACTCCCACTTCAGGTCGTCGCAGGTGACGAAACGGCCAAGGCCGGGATGGAATGGCTCGACGTGGTAGTCCTCGAGGTAGACCTCGATAAAGGTCTTCCAGTTGCCTTCGTATTCGTCGACCTGGACGCTGTGGAACACATAGTTCGAAAAGTCGAGGTGCTTGGCAACGCCAAGATCCTTGAGGTCGGCCTCGATGTCGCGACCGTTGCTCTCGAACAGCAGGCCGTTCCACTGCACCAGCCCGGTTTCCGGCAGATGCAGGCACGGATTGCCCGGAAAATGCGGCGCCCCGGCGAGCTTGCCGTGCTGGTCGTAGGTCCAGCGATGCAGCGGGCAGACGGTGTGCGTGCCGTTGCCGCGACCGGACAGCATCGTGGCCTGACGGTGGCGGCAGATATTGGAAAGGAGTTTGACGCCTTGATCGGTGCGCTTCAGGTACTTGGCACCGTCGGTCATCTCGAGTACGTGATAGTCGCCGACTTCCGGGACCATCAGCTGGTGACCGATGTACTTCGGCCCCCGTGCGAACAGGCGCTCCTGCTCGATCTGGAAAAGGGTTTCGTCAAAGTAGGACGACACAGGGAGCTGGGTCGTCATATCCAGCTGCAAGGCTGCAGCCGTAGCCAGATTCGTCATGTTTATCCCACACCCCCTGGGCTAGAAGGTCTAAGACGTCTCGCCACTTTGTGACCAGGTCACGATGGGTGGGCAAGCCATCAATTCATCACATGCCGGATGGATGTCCGGCCCGAAAAAAGACGGGGATTTTGCCCTGCCGGCACAGGCCGGGCAAGCCAAAACGACGAAAATATCGAGAAAAATTAGAAATTTAGCCCGAAATCCGGCCGGCGAACAGACGGCGCGGCACGAAGCCGCATGGAACCGAAAGGACAGCAAGACGGTGCCAGCACTGCCGGGGGCGCGGACAAGGTGGCAAAATGGCGGTTTCGGCCCGGCTTTCCCGCCGCGCCCAGCCAAGACAAGGAACCGAATTGCTTTCCAACGATGTACTGCGCAGCGTGCGCTACATGCTCGACATCAGCGACGCCAAGCTCGTCGAAATCACCGCCCTCGCCGGCTTCGAGGCCCAGCTGGCCGACGTCCGGGCCTATCTCAAGAAGGACGACGAGGACGGCTACAAGCATTGCGACAACCAGATGTTCGCCCACTTCCTCGACGGCCTGGTGGTGTACAGGCGCGGCAAGGACGACAGCCGCCCCCTCCCGGAGGCCGTCTGGCCGGTCTCGAACAACACGGTGCTGAAGAAGCTGCGCGTCGCGTTCGAACTCAAGGACGAGGACATGCACGCCATCCTCGCCAGCGTGGACTTCGACGTTTCCAAGCCGGAGCTCAGCGCGCTGTTCCGCAAGGAAGGCCAGAAGAACTTCCGCCGCTGCGGCGACCAGTTGCTGCGCAACTTCCTCAAGGGACTGACGATGCGGATTCGCGGCTGAGTCCATCGAATGGAAACAGCCCGGCTTGGCCGGGCTGTTTTTCATCGTCCGTCCGCGCCGGACTCAATCGTCGCCGCGCGGATTGCGTCCCAGCGGGCTGGGCTGCTTGCGTTCTTTGGCCAGATTGATCTGCTTCTGCCGCTCGCGGGCGCCGGCGCGGGTCTTCTCGCTCAGGCTGTCCCGGCAATGCGGGCAGCTGATGCCTTCGACGTAATCCGGCGACTGGCGCTCGTCCACCGACACCGGTTCGCGGCAGGCATGGCAGAGCACATAGTCGCCTTCGGACAGGTCGTGACGCACCGTCACCCGGTTGTCGAAGACGAAACAGTCGCCGCGCCACAGCGACTCGTCCTGCGGTACGGTTTCCAGATACTTGAGGATGCCGCCCTTCAGGTGATAGACCTCGTCGAAACCCGCGCCGAGCATGTAGCTCGATGCCTTCTCGCAGCGGATGCCGCCGGTGCAGAACATCGCCACCTTCTTGTGGCGGGCCGGATCGAAGTGCGCGCTCACGTAGTCGGGAAACTCGCGGAAGCTCTCGGTTTTCGGGTCGATGGCGCCTTCGAACGTACCGATGGCTACTTCGTAATCGTTGCGGGTATCGATCAGCAGGACTTCCGGATCGCTGATCAGCGCATTCCAGTCCTGCGGCTCGACATAGGTGCCGACGCGCTTGTTCGGATCGACACCGTCGACGCCGAGGGTGACGATTTCCTTCTTCAGCTTGACCTTGGTGCGCAGGAAAGGCTGCTCGTCGCAATACGATTCCTTGTGGTCGACATCGACCAGGCGCGGATCGGCACGCAGCCAGCCCAGCAGGGCGTCGATCGCGGCGCGCGTGCCGGACACCGTGCCGTTGATGCCTTCCCCGGCGAGCAGCAGCGTGCCCCTCACGCCGTTGTCGAGCATGCATTGCAGCAGCGGCTCGCGCAGCGCGGCGTAATCGTCCAGCGTAACGAACTTGTACAGGGCCGCGACCACGATGGGCCGGGCGGTTTGATGCGACATCGGTATTCTCCAGGTGGTCGCCCTCGCAAAGGGCGGACCGGATCAATGACAAGGCCGGCTCTGTGGCCGGCGCTACCCGCATTTTACCCGCTCCGGCGCCGCGATTGCAGGCCGTGACATCCCGGCCGTCAGCCCCGACAATAGCCGGCTGCCGACCGACAGGATGACGCCGACCATGGCCATCGACCTTGCCAGCGCAAAACAGCAGTTTCTCGATTTCGTCGCCAGCCGCAGAACACTGGCGATCGCCTGCCTCGACGATGCAGGCGCACCGTTCATCAGCTACGCGCCGTTCGTCCATCGCGAAGGCCGTTTCTACATCTACATCAGCCGCCTGGCCGAGCACTACCGCTTCATCGACGCGCACCGGCAGGCCAACGTGATGCTGCTCGCCGACGAGGCGGACACCGCCAACCTGTTCGGCCGCGAGCGTGCGCGCTGGCTGTGCGACGTGACCAGGCTCGGCGACGACGGCAACGACGCGGTGTTTGCACTGTTCGACGAGCGCTTCGGCGAGAAGATGCTGGCCCTGCTGCGCGGGCTCGATTTCTCGCTGTTCGAGCTGACGCCGCAAACGGGCCGTTACGTCGTCGGCTTCGGCAAGGCGTTCGACGTCAGCATCGACGGCGCGCAGTTCGATCACGTCGTCGTCGACCGGAAAACCGCCTGAATCGGCGCACGTTGATGTAACGCAAATCCCCGATTGCAATTGCCGCCCGGGATCGCCCCATAATCGGCCATGGACCTGCACGCGCACCACGCCGCCCGGGCGGCAACCATCCTGCTGATCGACGACGATGCCGAAATCCGGACCCTGCTGACCGAGTACCTCGGCCGTGCCGGCTTCGGGGTCCGGGCGCTGCCCGACGGCAGCACGCTGATGTCGGTACTCAAGCAGGATGCGATCGACCTGGTCGTGCTCGACATCATGCTCCCCGGTCACGACGGGTTTACGCTGTGCCGGATGATCCGGCAGTTCTCGACCGTGCCGATCATCATGCTGACGGCGGCGTCGGACGAGGCGGACAAGGTGATCGGGCTCGAATTCGGCGCCGACGACTACATGGCCAAGCCGTTCAGCGCGCGCGAGCTGCTGGCGCGGATCAAGGCGCTGCTGCGGCGCAACCAGATGGCGCAGACACCGGCATCCGGCGCCGAACCGCGCTATCTGGTGTTCGGCGACTGGAAGCTCGACGTGCTGCGCCGCGAGCTGCTGCATGCCGACGGCAGCGTCGAACCGATTTCCGGCACCGAATACGCGCTGCTGTCGCTGTTCCTGCGCCACGCGCACGAGGTGCTCGACCGCGATGCGATCTCCGAGATCACCCGCCACCGCGAGAACAACCCGCTCGATCGCGGCGTCGACGTTCAGGTCAGCCGGCTGAGGCAACGTCTGCGCGACGGCCAGCGCGAGCTGGTGCGCGCGGTGCGCAATCAGGGCTACATGCTCTGTGCCGATGTCCGGCGCGAATACTGACATCGCCCCCTCGACGGGCGGCGAATGGTGGCGCCGGCTGGCGCGCCTTTACCCGCGCTCGCTGTTCGGCCGCGTCTGGTGCATGCTGGTCGCCGCGCTGCTGCTGGCCGAGCTGCTGGCCGGCGCGCTCTGGTACTACCAGTACCGCTCGCGCATCGACGCCGGGCTGGAAAGCGCGATCCGCAGCATGACGCAGGGCGTCATTGCCACGGTCAACTTCATGAGCGCGCTGCCGCGCAACTACCGCCAGCTGGTGCTGGCGCAGCAGCGCGAGCTGGGCGGCTCGCAGTTCTTCGTCTCGATCAACAATCACGAGCTGAAACAGCAGCCGCTGCCCGCCAGCAAGGCCGGCCGGAAAATCGTCGAGATCGCCACGCGCGAGCTGGCGCTGCACCTGCGCAGCGACCAGCCCGTAAGCGTCGCGCTGACCCGCGCCGACCAGCTCCGCGTGTTCAACGCTGGCGTGCTGATGGCCGATCTGCCGCCGGGCTGGGCGCGGTTCTCGCTGCCCATCCTGCGCCAGAACGCGCCCATTCTGGTGCTGCAGCTGCAGATCAATCCGAAGGAATGGCTGTTCCTCGCCGCACCGCTGCCACCGCCTTACGACGCCCTCGACGTCCCCTTCCTCACGCCGCGGCAGTTCTGGTTCACTGCCTTCGGCATGCTGCTGGTGCTGCTGTTCACCTGGCCGCTGCTGCGGCGCGAACTCAAGCCGATCGAGGCGCTGGCGAGCGCGGCCGAAGAACTCGATTCGCGGCTGGACGTGCCGCCGCTGCCCGAGGCCGGCAATGCCGAGTTCGTCGCCGCGACGCGGGCGTTCAACCGGATGCAGGGCCGGCTGCGCGCCTACCTGCACAACCGGGAAATGCTGTTCACCGCCATCAGCCACGACCTGAAAACCCCGATCACCCGGCTGCGGCTGCGCGCCGAGATGCTCGACGACGAGACGCAGCAGCAGAAGTTCGAGGCCGACCTCAAGGATCTGGAGCTGATGGTCAAGGGGGCGCTGCAGAGCATGAAGGACACCGACATCCACGAGAACATCGAGCGGGTCGACGTGATGCAGCTGCTCGCGCAACTGATCGAAGCCTACGGCGAGCGCGTGCTGCTGCGGGGCAAGGTGGCGCCGATACGCGGCCGGCCGCTGGCGATCCGCCGCTGCATCGGCAACCTGATCGACAACGGCCTCAAGTTCGGCCGCCATGTGACGCTGACGCTCGACGAGCAGGCGGACCGGATCACGCTGTTCGTCGGCGACGACGGCCCCGGCCTGCCGGACAGACTGCTGGAGAAGGTTTTCGAACCGTATTTCCGCGGCCACCACGATCAGGGCGGGACCGGACTCGGGCTGGCGATCGCCCGCAGCATCGCCCGCAGCCACGGCGGCGAACTGGTGCTGCACAACGATCCGCAAGGCGGCCTGATGGCGACACTGGTGCTGCTGCGCAATGGCTGAAACGATGAAGAAACTGCTTGCAACCTGCCTGCTGGCGCTGAGTCTCCCGGCGCAGGCAGGACAGATCGAGGTGCTGCACTACTGGACGCTGCCGAGCGAGGTCACCGCGCTGGCGCTCCTGAAGTCGAAGCTGGGCCGGCACGGGCTGTACTGGAAGGATTTCGTCGTGCCCGGCGGCGGCGGCGAGAGCGCCTACGCGGTGCTGCAGGCCCGGGCCATCGCCGGCGACCCGCCGATGGCGGCGCTGATGGAAGGGCCGATCATCCAGGAATGGGCGTCGCTGGGCTTTCTGGCCGCCCCCTACCCGCCGGCGAGGGAAAAGCAGTGGGACGCCGTCCTGCCGGCCGTGGTTCGCGACGCGGTCAAGTACAAGGGCCGTTACGTGGCGCTGCCGACCGACCTGCACAGGATCAACTGGATGCTGGTGAACCCGGCGCCGTTCGATGCGCTGAAACTGCCGGTGCCGGCAAGCTGGGACGCGTTCTTCAAGGTGGCGCCCAGGCTCAAGGCGGCCGGTTACATCCCGCTGTCGCTGGGCAAGCTCGACTGGCAGGAGACGACGCTGTTCGAGAGCGTCCTGCTCGGCCTGACCGATGGCGCGTTCTACCGCAAGGTCTTCGTCGAACAGGACAGCGCCGCCATCAACAGCGCGCGAATGGTGGCCGTGCTCGAACGCTTCCGGCAGTTGCGCCAGTACGCCGCACCGGGGAGCACCGGCAAGTCGCCGGAAATGGCGGCAATACGCAGCGGCCGCGCGGCGATGTTCATCATGGGCGATTGGGCCAAGGCCGACCTGGTCCTGCAGGGCATGGTGCCGGGCAAGACGCTGCGCTGCGTGCCCGCGCCGGGCACCGCCGGCTACTTCGTTTACGGGCTGGACAGCTTTGCACTGTTCCGCACGGCCGAAAGCGCGGCGGACACGCAGGCGGCACTGGCCGACGTGCTGATGAACCCGGCGCTCCAGTCGGAGCTGGCCCGGCGCAAGGGCGCCATTCCGCCCCGCACCGACGCAAGCCACGAAGGGTTCGACAGTTGCGGGCTCGACGCGGTCAGCGCCTTCCGCGACGCCGAAAAGCACGGCCGCCTGCTGCCGAGCATGGCGCACTCGATGGCCACGTCGCAGCAGGCGCGCGAGGTGTTCTTCCGGGTGATCAGCTACTACTTCAACCACCCCGAGCAGAGCAGCCAGCAGGCGGCAAGGCAGATTGACGCCGCCCTGCAGGCTTTGCGCTACTGAGTCCTTAAGCCCAAGCGCTTAAAGCCCGTCGTCCTGTGCGCTGGCGCGAGCCTGCTGCCGCGCAAGCCGCTCGCGCAGGCTGGCCACGCCGGCCCTGCCCGCCGCCTGCGCACGTGTGACGAAATCGCCGACGCCGGCAATCTCGTCGCGCTCGAGCGCGACTTCGGCAAACATCGCCATATTGCTGCCGGCGATCACGTCGCAGGGCTGCGACTGCGCCAGGGCGATTTGCGATGCGAGCTTGAACGGCGAGCCGCCGAGCAGGTCGGTGAGGAACACGATGCCGGCGCCGGCCGGCAGGCTGGCGACGGCGGCATTCAGGTGTGCCTCGAGTTCGGCGGTGCCGAGCTCGGGCGGAAAGTCGACGGCGACGGCCTGCGCTTGCGGGCCGAACACCTGCTCGACCGCGCCGAGCAGGCCCGAGGCGAACCGGCCGTGGCCGGTGACGATGAGGCTGATCATGGAGACTCCTTCTGTGACGCGGGCGTCCGTGATGCAGGAAAGGGAGCGGCGGTTACAGGAACCGCCGCCTCCGGCACGGCGGGAGGGGGACCGGCCGGAAAAACGGGTCAGAGGATGCCGAGCCAGGACAGCGCGATCGAGAGCACGAAGGTGATCAGGATCAGCATGACCGGATGCACCTGCTTTTTCTTCAGCAGGTAGTACATCAGCATCACGTAGCCCATCGGCAGCAGGTTGGGAAAGACCTTGTCGAAGAAGTCTTTCTGCAGCCCGACGCTGTGGGTGGCGTCGATCGCGAAGCTGGCGATGACGTTGATGTGCACATAGGACGCAATCAGCCCGCCGATCACCGTCACCCCGAGGATGGTTGCCGACTTGGCGATCATCGTCGAGCTGTCCTTGATCTTGTCGATGGCCTTGACCCCGAGCGTATAGCCCATGTGGGTCCAGCCGACGCGCATGAAGAACACCACGAGGTAGACAAGGAAGAAGATCAGCGGCCCGAGCACATTGCCCTGGATCGCGAACGACGCGCAGACACCGGCGACGATCGGCAACAGCGTGAACCAGAACAGCGCATCGCCGATACCGGCGATCGGCCCGAACAGCGCCACCTTCAGGCCCTTGATCAGCGCGCGGTCCTCCTTCTTCTCCTCGAGCGAGATCAGCAGCCCCATCAGGAAGCCGACGAGGTTCGGGTGGGTGTTGATGAACTCGAGGCTGTCCTTGTTGGCGGCCTTCAGCCCGTCCGGATCGTCGCGATAGATCTTTTTCAGCAGCGGCTGCATGGCCGTGGTGAAGCCGACCGACTGCATCCGTTCGTAGTTGAAACCGGCCTGCAGCATCGACGAGCGGAAAGCGAGCTTGGTGATGTCGCCCTTGGTGACGACGGCGTCGTCGCTGGACGTGGTGTGATCAGATGCCATTGCTGAAATCCTCCTCTGGCTGGGCAGCGGGTGCGGCAGGCGCCGCTTCGGGCTTGCTGTTGAAGTAGACGAACAGGGCGAAGGCCGCGCCCATCACCGCCACCGGCAGCAGGTTCTGGATCTGCACGTAGCAGACGAACAGGAAGCCGGCGAGCAGGTACGGCACGTACTGCATCTTCAGCATCACCCGCAGCAGCAGGCCGAAACCGACCGCGGGCAGGATGCCGCCGGCGACTTCGAAGCCGTGGCTCAGCCAGCCCGGCATCGACTTCACCAGCGCCTGCATTGCGCCCTGCGCCGAGTATGCGCACAGGAACACCACCAGCGCGTAGGTGCAGGCAACGATCAGCGTCATCAGCAGGCTCATCCGGCCCAGCCCGGTGGTGTTGTTGTCGCGCACATAGCGCTCGACCTTGGGCATGAACATCGAGAACGCCGAGTAGTAGAACAGGATGATGTACTGCATCAGCAGGCTGAACGGCAGCCCGAGGCCGATCGCGGTCTTCGGATCGACGCCGGCGCTGTGCGCGATCACCGTGGTCATGATCCCGGCAAGGATCGGGTTTGGCGGTTGCACGCCGCCGGCCGGGGTCAGCCCGGCGAAGGCCAGCTCGGTCAGCCCGCCGGTAATCAGGCCGATCTGCAGGTCGCCGAGAATGGCGCCGGTGATCGTGCAGACGATGATGGGCCGGAACAGGAACAGCGCCTCGAGCCAGAAGTCGATCCCGAAAATGAAGGCGACGCCGGCCAGCATCAGCCCCTGCATCAGTGTGATTTCATGCATGACGGTCTCCCCTACTGGATGGTGTCCTTGGTGTCCCCGGGCGTGTCCTGGATGAACACGTTGATGCCGGCGGCCTTGAGCGCGCGCAGGTCGGCAAGGTCGGCGTCGTCGACGTAGACCTTCTTGGACAGCGGCCGCTTGCCCTCGGAGAAATGCATGTTGCCGACGTTGACGTCGCGGATCGGCACACCGCTGTCGACCAGCCGGCGCACCGTCGCCGGGGTGCGGCAGATCAGGAAGATCTGCTGTGCGGGCGATGCCTTGTGGATCACGGCAATGGTCTTCTCGACCGTGAAAAAGCGGATGCCGACGCCGACCTGGTCGGCGGTGATGGCCATCAGCTTCTGCTGCATTTCGTCGGCGGCGGTGACGTCGTCGACGACGACAAGCAGGTTGGCGCCGAGCGCGGTGGTCCACGTCACGCCGACCTGGCCGTGGACCAGCCGGTTGTCGATGCGGGTGAGCAGGATGTTGGGTGCGGTCATCTTGGACTCCTTCTGTTCGCCGTCCCTCGGTGGGGCGTTGGAAACGAGTCTAGAAAGCCGCGCTGCCGCGAAGGCTACATCTCATTGAGCATTTGTCTCGACACTGCAAACCGGCACGGCAAATGTTTCGGCGCGGCAACAAAACGGACAAAGGTTGCAGCGGCGGCGGATTTTGATACCGAGTGCGCGCCGGGCAGGCGCTAGCCTGACGGGCATCGATCACGAACAGGAGCTTCGCTCATGCAAACCCGCATTCATGCCGACCCGGCCGCGCTGGCCGACGCCGTCGCCACCCTGATCGCCGACTGCGTCCGCGCCAAACCCGACGCGGTAGTGTGTCTGGCCGGCGGCGACACGCCGCGCGCGGCCTATGCGCGGCTGGTGGCAATGCAGCGCGCCGGCGAGGTCGATTTGTCGCGGGTGGTTTACGTCGGCCTCGACGAATGGGTCGGCCTGCCCGCCGACTATCCCGGAAGCTGCCGCGCCTTCATGCAGGAAACCGTGTTCGGCCCGCTGGCGGTGCCGCCGGAACGTATCGTGTTCTACGACGCCGTGGCCGGCGATCTGGCGGCCGAGTGCCGCCGCGTCGACGCCTTTCTGGCCGAGCGCGGTCCGCTCGATCTGGTGCTGCTCGGCATGGGCATGAACGGCCATCTGGGCATGAACGAACCGGGCTGCGCCGAGGACAGCGGCAGCATCGTCACCGAACTCGACCCGGTTACCGTCAGCGTCGGCCAGAAGTACTTCGGCGCGCAGCAACCGGTGCTCAGGCAAGGCATCACTCTCGGCATCGGCAGCATCATGCAGGCGCACTGCGCGGTACTGATGGTCAGCGGGGACAAAAAAGCCGAAACGGTGCACAAGGCGCTGCAGGGCGACATCGGCAACCCGCTGCCGGCCAGCCTGCTGCGCCGGCATGGCAACGCAATCGCGATGCTCGACGCCGAAGCGGCGCGGCTGCTCGCCCCTGCACCCTGCTGATCCGCCGCTGGCAGCCCGGCGCACGCCCGCCTGCTTCAGGCGCCCGCAATGACAGAACGGCCCGCCATCCGGCGGGCCGTTTTCACGTCAAACCGACCGTGATCAAGCGATCAGGCCGTCGCTTGCGGCTCGACCGGCAGCGGCCGGCCTGCGCGAAACGGGGGTTGCCTTGCGGATCACAGCAAGCCATGCCGCAACGCGTATTCGTACAATTCCCTGTCGTTCGATATCCCCAGCTTTTTCTGAGCGGCGATTTTCTGGTGACTGATCGTCTTGACGCTGCGGTGCAGCATCTCGGCAATGCCGGACACCGTGTTCCCTTCGACAAACAGCCTCAGTACTTCCAGCTCCTTTCTCGACAACTCGGTCTGCGCGATTTCCCCGCGGGAAGTCAGATGGCTGAGCCGCGCTTCGTCCAGGATTTTTCTGACGGTTGCATCGATATAGGTTCCGCCCGCGACAACGGTACGGACCGCATTGACGACCTCATCCTGCCGGCCGCTTTTCAGCAGAATGCCATTGCCCCCGGTTTCCAGAATGCTTTCCAGCAGCAGGGGATTGGCCATCATGGTCAGGATGATCAGCTTTGCTTCCGGGTATTTGCGCCTGAGGTGGGCAATCAGCGTCAACCCGTCGCCATACTTGCCGCCCGGCATATAGAAATCGCAGATCAGGACATCCGGACTCGTCTTTTCGATCAGCTCGACCAGCTCGGTCGAGTCCGCCGCCTCGCCGCAGATCTCAAGGTCCTGCTCGCTTTCGAAAGCCATGCGGATACCCAGCAACACGATCGGATGGTCATCCGCCAAAACCACTTTGATGCTCATGGCAACACCTCCAATATCGGACTCAGATAATCATTCAGCCACCGGACATCGTCTGCCGTATCGTCCATTGCGCCTTCGGCCGCACGCTCCTCCAGGCGGGCACAGTACTCCACGGCATCCGCCGCGCCGATGGTCGCCAACGCGCCCTTGAGCCGGTGTGCATGGACAACGACCGATGCCGAATCGCCGCCCGGAATGGCCGCCAGCACCGCAAGCCAGTCCGCTCTGGCCGTCGAAACGAACAGTTCTCTCATCGCCGGTTTGAGTCCTTCCAGATGGGGCAGCACGTTCGCCGGAGGAGATGCGCTGCGCATGCGAAACGGCGCCAAAGCCGCCGTCAGTTCCGCCAGGGACACGGGCTTGGCCAGATGGGCGTCCATCCCCGCCGCCAGGCAACGCGCCGCCTCCTCCGGCTGTGCATTCGCCGTCACCCCGACGATCGGGACGCCGATGCCGTCCACACGCAATTGCCGCGCCAGCGCGTAGCCGTCCAGATTCGGCATGTTCACGTCGGTCAGCATCACGTCGTAGCGCTCGCCCCGGCGCCAGCGCTGCAGCGCCTCGCGGCCGTCGGCCACCAGCGTGACCGTGCAGCCGAGCTGTTCGAGCTGGTCGCTCATCACCAGCTGGTTGATCGGGTGGTCTTCCACCACCAGCACGTGCAGCCCGCGGTGCGCCGCCGGCTCGCCCCCGGCTGCCGCCGC
This window of the Jeongeupia sp. USM3 genome carries:
- a CDS encoding DMT family transporter; the encoded protein is MTATHWHRLKDSGPFWMVIACLSFGVMGVFVKLGSRSFSTAELVFYRCLAGFVGILLIALPARRPLRVSWPLLQVHLGRSISGFLSLMLYFYAISRLPLSTAVTLNYTSPLFLMVVSTLWYRQWPMSRQVLAILFGFAGVVLLLRPAIHGDEWLAGVLGLCSGLLASIAYLNVHELGRRGEPEWRTVFYFSLVSSLGAGIWMLLQPGALAPLHLDNLWVVLGMGISATIAQLSMTRAYSKGKSLVVASLAYLTVVFSTLFGVLLWGDRLPPSSYLAMLLIAACGVVSARLGSGAGARSQRPD
- a CDS encoding aromatic ring-hydroxylating dioxygenase subunit alpha; this translates as MTTQLPVSSYFDETLFQIEQERLFARGPKYIGHQLMVPEVGDYHVLEMTDGAKYLKRTDQGVKLLSNICRHRQATMLSGRGNGTHTVCPLHRWTYDQHGKLAGAPHFPGNPCLHLPETGLVQWNGLLFESNGRDIEADLKDLGVAKHLDFSNYVFHSVQVDEYEGNWKTFIEVYLEDYHVEPFHPGLGRFVTCDDLKWEFGDWHSVQTVGVNNALAKPGSKVYQEWHKQVQAYYGDKVPEHGAIWLTYYPNVMVEWYPHTLVISTLIPTGPRSYKNVVEFYYPEDIAWFEPEFVAAEQAAYAETAVEDVEIINRMEAGRMALYKAGRNEVGPYQSPMEDGMRHFHQFLRRELGDAIRA
- a CDS encoding DUF1456 family protein, with the protein product MLSNDVLRSVRYMLDISDAKLVEITALAGFEAQLADVRAYLKKDDEDGYKHCDNQMFAHFLDGLVVYRRGKDDSRPLPEAVWPVSNNTVLKKLRVAFELKDEDMHAILASVDFDVSKPELSALFRKEGQKNFRRCGDQLLRNFLKGLTMRIRG
- a CDS encoding rhodanese-related sulfurtransferase, which translates into the protein MSHQTARPIVVAALYKFVTLDDYAALREPLLQCMLDNGVRGTLLLAGEGINGTVSGTRAAIDALLGWLRADPRLVDVDHKESYCDEQPFLRTKVKLKKEIVTLGVDGVDPNKRVGTYVEPQDWNALISDPEVLLIDTRNDYEVAIGTFEGAIDPKTESFREFPDYVSAHFDPARHKKVAMFCTGGIRCEKASSYMLGAGFDEVYHLKGGILKYLETVPQDESLWRGDCFVFDNRVTVRHDLSEGDYVLCHACREPVSVDERQSPDYVEGISCPHCRDSLSEKTRAGARERQKQINLAKERKQPSPLGRNPRGDD
- a CDS encoding HugZ family protein gives rise to the protein MAIDLASAKQQFLDFVASRRTLAIACLDDAGAPFISYAPFVHREGRFYIYISRLAEHYRFIDAHRQANVMLLADEADTANLFGRERARWLCDVTRLGDDGNDAVFALFDERFGEKMLALLRGLDFSLFELTPQTGRYVVGFGKAFDVSIDGAQFDHVVVDRKTA
- a CDS encoding response regulator, whose amino-acid sequence is MDLHAHHAARAATILLIDDDAEIRTLLTEYLGRAGFGVRALPDGSTLMSVLKQDAIDLVVLDIMLPGHDGFTLCRMIRQFSTVPIIMLTAASDEADKVIGLEFGADDYMAKPFSARELLARIKALLRRNQMAQTPASGAEPRYLVFGDWKLDVLRRELLHADGSVEPISGTEYALLSLFLRHAHEVLDRDAISEITRHRENNPLDRGVDVQVSRLRQRLRDGQRELVRAVRNQGYMLCADVRREY
- a CDS encoding ATP-binding protein, whose amino-acid sequence is MSGANTDIAPSTGGEWWRRLARLYPRSLFGRVWCMLVAALLLAELLAGALWYYQYRSRIDAGLESAIRSMTQGVIATVNFMSALPRNYRQLVLAQQRELGGSQFFVSINNHELKQQPLPASKAGRKIVEIATRELALHLRSDQPVSVALTRADQLRVFNAGVLMADLPPGWARFSLPILRQNAPILVLQLQINPKEWLFLAAPLPPPYDALDVPFLTPRQFWFTAFGMLLVLLFTWPLLRRELKPIEALASAAEELDSRLDVPPLPEAGNAEFVAATRAFNRMQGRLRAYLHNREMLFTAISHDLKTPITRLRLRAEMLDDETQQQKFEADLKDLELMVKGALQSMKDTDIHENIERVDVMQLLAQLIEAYGERVLLRGKVAPIRGRPLAIRRCIGNLIDNGLKFGRHVTLTLDEQADRITLFVGDDGPGLPDRLLEKVFEPYFRGHHDQGGTGLGLAIARSIARSHGGELVLHNDPQGGLMATLVLLRNG